AGCGTTTTTCTGTTTAATTATGGCGTCAACCTCGATCCGCGCCGAAGTATACAAGTGTGTGGGGAATTTCGGCAAAACCGTTTATCAATCCCGCCCTTGTACGAATACATCCAAAGAGCAGCAGTTAGATATTAAAACAACGCCCGACCCGGCCCAAGAGGCGGCGGCAAAAGCTAAGCTGGACGCCGCTCGAGCCGAATATCAAGCCAAAAAGACCGCCGATGAACAATTACAAGCAGAGAAAGATAAAGAAGCGGCTGCCGCATTGGATCTCGCTGGAAAAAACGCTATAGGCCAACAACAGCAACAGGAAGATCGGCAAAGACAAAAAGAAGAATTTGAGCAGTAAAATAAATAAATGTTCGTCCGCTCCACATGCTGCAATAATCATTCTGCCGTTATAACCAGCCAGCTTAAGCTCATTACCCCGTGTGGCCACGTTACGCTAAGCTCACCAGCCCGGGAGAATCATTATGCGCAAACTGTTATTTTTGTTTCTTTGCTTTGAGGCTGCAATCTGCGACGCCGAGGTATTCAAATGTATCGAAAAAAACGGCAAAACCACGTATCAGGCGGCTCCTTGTAAGCTTGTTGCAAAAGAACAGCAACTGGACATTAAATCGAACCCCGCCAAGGAAGCGGAAGCCAAAGCCAAACTGGAAGCCATTCAAAACGAATACGACACCCGAAAAGCCGCCCAGGAAAAGGCCGATAAAGAACGGGCGGAACAACAACGAGCCAACAGTGCCTTAGAGTTTGCCCGCCGCAGTGCGATTGCCCAACAAGAACAGGCGCAGGCACAACAAAGACAGGCGGAAGCCCTGGAAAATCAATATCGCTATAACAACCGGCCTTATTTTTATTTACCCCCCGTTAGACCCGTTTATCCGCTTACGCCGGGTTTGACGCCCGGCGTAAGCGGCTCGGGCTTTAATCACCACCGATCCGTTGACGCGCCTCGGCGATAGCTTTCCTGACCTGTGCCGGTGCCGTTCCGCCAATATGCTTACGCGCCGCTACCGAGCCTTCCAGTTGCAAAATATCGAACACATCGTCGCCGATGCTTGACGAAAATCCTTGCAACTCATTCAACGTCAATTCGGACAAATCCCGCCCGCTTTCCAGTCCCAGGCGCACCGCCAGCCCCACCACTTCGTGGGCGTCCCGAAACGCCATGCCTTTACGCACCAGATAATCGGCCAGATCGGTTGCGGTGGCGAAACCGCGTTTGGCCGAGTTGTACATATTCTCCCGCTTGGCTTTAACGTGCGGCATCATGTCGGCAAAGGCCCGCAGACAATTGATCAGCGTGTCGGCGGTATCGAACAAGGGTTCCTTGTCTTCCTGGTTGTCCTTGTTGTAGGCCAGGGGCTGACTTTTCATCAACATCAATAACGACACCAAGTGCCCGGCCACCCGCCCGGATTTTCCGCGCACCAACTCGGGCACGTCCGGATTTTTCTTTTGCGGCATGATAGAAGAACCGGTGCAAAACGCGTCGGGAATGTCGATAAAGTCGAACTGCGCGCTGGCCCACAACACCAGTTCCTCGGAAAAACGCGATAAGTGCATCATGATCAGACTGCCTGCCGCCGTAAATTCGATAGCAAAATCCCGGTCGCTGACCGAATCCAGCGAATTATTCGACGGCCGGGAAAACCCCAACAGCTCAGCCGTCATGTGCCGGTCTATCGGATAACTGGTACCGGCCAACGCCGCGGCACCCAAAGGCATGACGTTGATGCGCTTCAGGCAATCCTGCAGCCGTTCCCGGTCCCGGCATAGCATTTCGAACCAGGCCATCAAATGATGACCGAAGGTAACCGGCTGCGCCACTTGCAAATGCGTAAAACCCGGCATGATGGTATCGGCCTCCTGCTCCGCCTTATCCAGCAACGCGGTTTGCAATCGTTTGAGTTGCAACAGGATGGCCGCTATATCGTCACGCAAATACAGACGGATGTCGGTCGCCACTTGGTCGTTGCGGGAGCGCCCGGTGTGCAGCTTTTTGCCGGCAATGCCGATCAAATCGGTCAGACGCGCTTCGATGTTCATGTGCACGTCTTCCTGCTTGATGGACCAAACGAATTCGCCGCGTTCGATTTCAGCACTGATCTGCGCCAAGCCGCGTTGAATGTCCGCCAGTTCCTGCTCGGTCAAGATGCCGATTTTGTTCAGCATGGCCGCGTGCGCCAAAGACCCCTGAATATCCTGCTGCGCCATGCGCTGGTCGAATCCGACCGAAGCCGTAAATTCTTCGACAAAGGCATCGGTGGCTTCGGCAAAACGCGCGCTGGAAAGTTTTTCGGTATTAACAGTGGTCATGGCAAATCAAAAATTAAAAAATAAACGTAAATTATACCGTTGCTGAAGCCATTTATAGCCCTTAATAGTTAATAAAATGCCATCTGCGCGCAGCAATAGCGGCCAATACCGCGCATGCACCTGGGTGTGGCTGGACATTCAGTAGCCAGCTGACTAACATGCTCAGCGACGCAACCGATCTATTCAACATCGAGACCACATGCAGCAAGCCACCGCCTTCGTCAATTGGTTCAGAAACTCGTCGCCCTATATCCATGCGCACCGTAACCGCACTTTTGTGATTTTTTTCAGCGGTGCCGCTGTTACCGAGCCGGAATTCGATAATCTGATCCACGATTTCGCCTTGCTGAAAAGTCTGGGCGTCAGACTGGTCTTGGTGCACGGTATTCGCCCGCAAATTGACGAAAGAGTGTTACAGCAAGGCGATACGCCTAAATTTCATCATCATTTGCGCATTACCGACGCACTCACCCTGCAATACGTGAAACAAGCGGCCGGACTGGTGCGGGTGGAAATTGAAGCTTTGTTGTCCATGGGCGTCTCCGGCTCGCCGATGGCCGGCGCTAAAATCCGGGTCGCTTCCGGCAATTTCGTCACGGCCAAACCCTTGGGCGTCCTGGACGGTATCGATTATTGCTACACCGGCAAAGTCCGTCGCGTCGATGCCCAAGCCATTCACCAACAGCTGGATCAACATAATGTGGTGTTGATTTCGCCGATCGGTTATTCGCCCAGCGGCGAAATATTCAACCTATCCGCCGAAGAAGTCGCGACCGAAGTGGCTATTGCACTGCAAGCCGAGAAGCTGATTTTACTCACCGACCAAGCCTGCCTGTCGCCGGAAGACAACACCCCCATTCCACAGCTCACTGCCGATCAGGCCCAGGCATTGCTTGCGCGCGCGCACGAACTGCCCGAGGCGGTGGCAAGGTCTTTGAACGCCGCCATCCAAAGCTGTCGGCAAGGCGTCGAGCGCGCTCATTTGATTAATCGCCATTTGGACGGCGCATTGCTGTTGGAATTATTCACCCGCGACGGCATAGGCACCTTGATCAGCTCGACGGAATTCGAAGCCATACGCCCCGCCACCCTGGATGACATCGGCGGTATCATGGAATTGATCAAGCCGCTGGAGCAGCAAGGTATTTTGGTAAAACGCTCGCGGGAAAAACTGGAAATGGAAATAAACGATTACGTTGTCATCGAACGGGATGGCTTAATCATAGGCTGCACCGCGTTTCATGTGATGGCGGACGACCGGAATGCGGAAATTGCCTGTCTGGCCGTACACAGCGACTACCAGAAAGGCGCCCGCGGCAACCGCTTACTGGCTTATCTGACTCAAAACGCCAAAAAACGCGGCATCAAACGCCTGTATGTGCGCTCTACCCAAACCGTACATTGGTTTGTCGAGCGTGGCTTTACGCCGTGCGACATTCAGGATTTACCGGAACCGATGAAAAGCGCTTATAACTATGCCCGCAATTCGAAAGTATTATGCAAACCGGTCGACTGATCATGGCAACTCCGCTCCTGTCTCGCAACTAACAGTGAACAATGTGCAGTCATGGCTAAATTGAACGTTTTGCAGCTTACCGATCTACATATCACGCATTCCGGCGAGTTAATGCTGGGCATCGATACCGAGTTTTATTTTCTGCAGACCTTAAAACACGCCGTTGACCGGCACGGTCCGTTCGATTTAATCCTGTTGACCGGCGATTTGGCGCAAGACCCGCACGCGGATAGTTATCAACGTATCTGCCGGCATTTGAGCCGTTACGACACGCGCTGCCTGTGCTTACCCGGCAACCACGATGACTTCGGTTTGATGCAAACGCATTTGCATACCGGAAAAATCAGTTGCGACAAACACCTGGTTTTAGGCGACTGGTTGATCCTGATGTTGAATAGCCAGAAAATAAACAGCCCTATCGGCGTATTGGCTGACGATGAATTGGATTTTTTGGAACGGGCACTGCAATCCCACGCCGGCCTGCCGACGTTGATCGCGGTTCATCACCATTGCATTCAATGCGGTTCGCCTTGGATGGATACCATGCAGATTCAAAACAGTGCCGCCTTTTTGGCCTTGATCAAAAAGTATCCGCACGTTAAGGCAGTCACTTGCGGTCACGTGCATCAGGCTTTTAGTAAGCAGGACGCTCAAATTGCTCTGTTCGCCGCGCCCGCCTGCTGTTTTCAGTTTACGCCCTTGTCAAACGAATTCAGCGTCGCTGAAACGCCGCCCGGCTACCGTATCTTCCAACTGTATGACGATGGACAATTACAGTCGGAGGTATTCCGCCTACCGATCAAGATGAGCAACTTGGACCGAAACGCCCACGAATATTAGCTTTCCCGGCATCCGGATAAATAGCCCGCCGCATCGACCTGCACATCGTCGGCCATCAGCAAGGAACCGAGTTCATCCATCGCCTTGCGGTACACCCGCCGCTTGAAATAAACCACATCCTGTAATGGGTACCAATACTCCACCCATTTGAAGTTGTCGAATTCCTGTTTTTGCCCGCAATCGAAACGCACCATGGATTCGTCGCTCAGCAGGCGCAACATGAACCAAATCTGCTTCTGACCGATACACAACGGCAGCGAATTCTTGCGAATGTAGCGTTCCGGCAGCTTGTAGCGCAGCCAATAACGGGTCCGCCCCAATAGCTGCACATGTTCGGCGCGCAAACCTGTTTCTTCCCACAACTCCCGATACATCGCGGTTTCCGGGTCTTCGTCAAAATCAATTCCGCCTTGCGGAAACTGCCACGAATTAGCGCCCTTGCGCTTTGCCCAGAACACACGACCCTCGTCATTGCAAAGGATAATGCCGACATTGGGCCGGTATCCTTTCGAGTCTATCATGTAAAAACCTGTATTATTTGCCGCCCGCAGCATCGACTGAATGCTAAAATCGTACTCGGACAGACCATTAAAATGAATGGCGCAATTGTTCCACAAATAAGCGGCGGAAGCCATAAGCTGCTTGGTTTTATTTAATTTGACAGGTTTAGCGTGAGTTTAGCGATTTTTGATTTGGATAATACCCTGATTGCGGATGACAGCGATTTTCTATGGGGACAGTTTTTAGTCGATCGGGGCATTGTAGACAAAGACCGTTATGAAACGGCCAACGCCAAGTTTTACGACGACTACAAACAAGGCTGCCTGGACATCGTCGATTTTTTGGGCTTTTCCCTGGCGCCTTTGGCCGCACATGACCCGGAACAGCTGTATCGATGGCGGGATGAGTTTGTAGAAACCCTGATCAAACCCATTACCTTGACTGCCGCCCATGCGCTTGTCGAACAACATCGCGCCGCTGGCGACACCTTATTGGTGATCACGGCCACCAATCGCTTTGTTACCGAGCCCATCGTCAAACTGTATGGCATCGATAACTTGCTGGCCACTACGCCTGAATTCAAAGACGGTCGCTACACCGGTAAATTTATCGATACTCCTTGTTTTCAGGCCGGCAAAGTCAAACAATTGCAAGACTGGCTATCCAGCTCTGTGTTAAACCTGGACGGCAGCTGTTTTTACAGCGATTCGCATAATGATTTACCCTTGCTAAATCTGGTCGAAAAGCCGGTGGCGGTCGATCCTGACGATAAATTGCGCGTGGCCGCGCAGCAAGCCGGCTGGCCCATTATCAGCCTGAGGTAGGATTGAGGTTCAAGGTACAGGGTTCAAGGCGCGCGCTGTTTTGGATCTTGAACCTTGTACCTTGAATCTTTTTTAATATTGAGTCGATATTATTTTTTCTGTATAAAGAAAATCTGCCTATCCGCTTCTTTCAGAATTTTCAGCGGAATGTGGCCGGCTTGGTCGATATAAACCCCGAAATCCAGGTGCGCGGCGGGATCGGTGGCAATTACCTTAACGACTGCGCCGCTTTCGATTTCCATAATGGCTTTTTTCAGGCGCAACAACGGTAGCGGACATTGCAAACCACTGGCATCAACTTCAAAATCAAATTCGGTCATTTTTTGCTTACTCAAAATATCAAATATATATTTTCATCATAACACCAACCCCAGCCTTGGAAAATCGAGCAACGATGGATTACTTCCCGCTTTTTATCAAACTCAAAAACCAGCCCTGTCTAGTGGTCGGCGCCGGCGACATAGCCGCGCGTAAAATCGAATTGCTGGGCCGCAGCGGCGCGCACATTACCGTGGTTGCCGAACAGTTTGGGGACAGCGTCCTGACGATGCAAACCGCCTTAAGCCTGAAGCTGCAACAAAAAAGCTTTAGTCCGGATGACGTGACCGGCATGCGTCTGATCGTTTCCGCCACTAATGACCGAACCGTAAACGAGTTGGTCGCCGCCAGCGCGGAAAAACAGCGGATTCCCGTCAACGTGGTCGACAACCCCGACCTTTGCAGTTTTATTTTTCCCGCTATCGTTGACCGCTCCCCCTTGATTGCCGCCATTACTTCCGGCGGGGCATCCCCGGTGCTGGCCAGAATCCTGCGCGCCAAAATCGAAAGCATGATTCCAGCCAGCTATGGCCGGCTGGCTCAATTTGCCGAAGACTTTAGGCTGTTGGTCAAACAAACCATCAAAGAGCCGGCCCAGCGGCGTGTATTTTGGGAAAAGATGTTGCAAGGCAGAGTGGCCGAGCTGGTATTTGCAGATAACACCCAAGAGGCAGAACGTTTACTTAAATCAAACCTGGAACTGGCGGAACGGCAGCCGAACAAGGGCGAAGTCTATTTAATCGGCGCCGGGCCCGGCGATCCGGATCTTATGACATTTCGCGCCTTGCGTCTGCTGCAGCAAGCAGACGTGGTGGTATACGATCGTTTGGTATCGGCCGGCATTTTGGAAATGGCTCGCCGGGACGCCGAAAAAATTTACGTGGGTAAACAACGCAGCAACCACAGCCTGCCACAGGAATCCATTAACGAGCTACTCGCCAATCTGGCCCTGTCCGGCAAACGGGTAGCCCGGCTCAAAGGCGGCGACCCTTTCATTTTCGGCCGCGGCGGGGAGGAAATCGAAACGCTGATGCAACAAGGCATAGACTTTCAAGTCGTACCCGGCATTACCGCGGCGGCGGGCTGCGCCAGTTATGCCGGCATTCCGCTCACTCACCGCGATCACGCGCAATCCTGTACCTTCGTGACCGGCCATTTAAAAGACGGCAATATCAACCTGGATTGGAAACAACTGGCGACGCCCAACCAAACCATCGTGATTTATATGGGCTTGGTCGGTCTAAAGAACATCTGCCAAGCGCTGATCGAAAACGGTTGTCCGCCGCACCACCCTATTGCCATTGTTCAGCAAGGCACCACGCCCAATCAGCGGGTATTGACCGGTACATTGGAGAACATGCCGCAATTGGTTCAAGACCAAGACATCAAGCCGCCCACCCTAATCATCGTCGGCACGGTCGTGTCTTTACATGAAAAACTGAACTGGTTTAAGACGACTCAGCCGGCCGACAGTTAATTGCGCTAATTTCAGGGAACTTTAAGCTAAAATCGGAACAATAAGGCCACAAGCCAAGGAAATCATCCGGTTTTATAGAAAATCGATTGAATTTTTCTCTAAAATTCCCTATGCTTTCCAGACTTTATTCCCATTGGCCCGTGGATTTATTTGATAGTTCGTGGTCCTTTTTTTAATCACAACGAGAGAATACAATAATGAAAAAATCATTTGGTTTATTAGTAGGCGCGGCTCTGATTGCAATCAGCGGTCAAGTAGCTGCTAACGAAGCAGAAGAAATCGGCGCGAAAATTTATGACCGCGCTTTCGGCCGTGGTTGCGGCGCTTGCCACGACATCGCTTCAAACCCACAACTGAAAGAACTGATCAAAGCCGGCAAGCTGCCTAAAGATCAATTCGCCACTGTTCTGAAAAACGGCAAAAACGGTATGCCAAAAGCTGTTGAAGCTATCATGGCCGTTGGTCCTGTTAAAAAAGCAGGCTACACCGAAGACCAAGCTATCGACGCTGTTTACTCTTACCTGAGCAAATAAGACCGAAAGCTTTAAAGCTAAAAAAAGCCGCCTCACAGTTTGTAAGGCGGCTTTTTTATGTCCGATCAAAACGTGTAATTTAATCTTGTCGGCTGCGTCCAAGATAGATGGTTTGGTTTCTCTGGTGGGTCAATCTGTAGCGGTGGCGCAGCCAAACCCCGGCCAATGCGGCAACCATCAAACCGCAAGAAATAAAAGTCAGATAAACCAGATCTTTTAAATCGGTAATCTCTTTGATCAACTGCTGGTTAACCGCATCTTTTTGGGTGTTAAGCTGCGGAGTATTGGTATACCCGCTGAGCACTTTAACATCGCTTTTCAAATCCTGAATGGTATTCAGCGAATCAGCCACGCTACCACGTTTGATATTCTCTTCCAACGACCGTAACTTGCTTTCGATGGAGCCGCTGACCAACCCGAATAATTGCCCTTTCAGCGTGTTTATCTCGGCGGAGATCGCCGGATTTTGCAAAGCATAGGCTGCCACCTCGGCCTGATTGGCTTTAAGTTCGTTCAACCTATTTTGTTTGGGCATTAAAACCAAGCCCATCACAAAAACCATCACCATCAAGGCAAACACCAGCATCAGTAAAAATCGATTAGCTTTTACCAAGGCATGATGTTTTTGGACAGCCTGAAGCATGGCTAGCGCGCGCGATTCGCTGTTGGCATCATCCAGATTAATCTCAGGCATAGTGCTCATTATTGTTGTAGTTTGCTAATCAGGAAGCTTTCGGTCAAGACAGCATGTTAAAGCAAAAACCAATTTCGCCGATCATAAAGCCAATCTCGACCATACTAATTCATTATACAAGCTTCACTGAAAATGTCCTGCTTTATGCAGCCAGGAAAAACTTAACGGCCTTTTTTAGCGGCAATCCGCATTCTCAAGGCATTCAGCTTGATAAAGCCTTCCGCATCTTTTTGATTGTATGCACCGCCATCTTCCTCGAATGTGGCGATATTTTCGTCAAACAAGCTGTTGTCGGATGCACGGCCAACCACGATGACATTACCTTTATACAATTTCACCCGCACCTTACCGTTAACATTCGCTTGCGATGTGTCGATCATGGTTTGCAGCATGGCCCGTTCCGGACTCCACCAGTAACCGTTGTAAATCAAAGAGGCATAACGCGGCATCAACTCATCTTTCAAATGCGCCACCTCGCGGTCCAGCGTTAACGATTCGATAGCGCGATGCGCTTTCATCATCACGGTACCGGCCGGTGTTTCGTAGCAACCGCGCGACTTCATACCGACATAGCGATTTTCCACGATATCCAAGCGCCCTACCCCATTGGCACCGGCCACTTGATTCAGCTTCTCCATCACTTGATGAGGGGTATGCGGCACATCGTCGATAGCCACGATATCGCCGTTTTGATAGCTTAACTCAACGTAAGTTGCTTGATCCGGCGCATTTTCGGGAGACACGGTCCAGCGCCACATATCCTCTTCCGGCTCGGTCCAGGGATTTTCCAGAATCCGGCCTTCGTAGGAAATATGCAAGGAATTGGCATCCATGGAATAAGGCGAGGTTTTGCCTTTTTTCATTTCCACGGAAATACCGTGTTTCTCGGCGTAGTCCAGCAATTTTTGCCGGGAATTCAAATCCCATTCCCGCCACGGTGCAATAATTTTAATATCCGGGCGTAGCGCATAAGCGCCCAATTCGAAACGCACTTGGTCGTTGCCTTTACCGGTGGCGCCATGAGAAATGGTATCTGCACCGGTTTCATTGGCGATTTCGATCAAACGTTTGGCAATCAACGGCCGGGCAATCGAGGTGCCGAGCAGGTATTCGCCTTCGTAAATGGTATTGGCGCGAAACATCGGAAAAATAAAGTCGCGGGCGAATTCCTCGCGCAAGTCGTCGATATAAATTTCCTTGATGCCTGCTGCCGTAGCTTTGGCTCGCGCCGGCTCCAGCTCTTCACCCTGACCGATGTCGGCGGTAAATGTCACCACCTCGCATTGGTAAACATCCTGCAACCATTTAAGAATAACCGAGGTATCCAGACCGCCTGAATAGGCCAATACGACTTTTTTGACTTCGGACATAATGCGCTTCACACCCTAAATTTAAGAAAAAACTGTGCAATTATAACGGAAAACGCTTACCGATTCCGCAAACACGCCGCAACAGGGGAGCGCTTATCGCAACGCTTGAGACAACATATCGGCGATGCGCCGGGTTGCGCCCTGGTTACGCAACACAAAGGCTTTGGCTTTGGCGGTCAGCTTATCTCTAAAATCCGCATCCGCCTGAATTTGCAACACCGCCGCGCCTATTGCCTCAGGCGTGGCGCATTGTACAGCGGCCTGTTCGGCCAGAATGCGCTCGGCAATTTCCGCAAAATTAAACATCTGCGGACCGAATAATACCGGCACTCCGATCAAGGCCGGTTCCAGCACATTATGCCCGCCGACCGGCACCAGACTGCCGCCGACAAAAGCCACATCCGCCGCAGCGTACAACATTTTCAATTCGCCCATGCTGTCGGCGATGTATACGTCGGTCGCCTCGGAAACAACAGGATTCTCACTGCGCATCACCGCGTTCAAGCCTTGCTCCCGGCAGATATTTTTAACCGCCGAAAAACGCTCCGGATGCCGCGGCGCTATCACCAGCAACAGATTGGGAATCTGTTGTTTTAAGCGCGCATAAACCGGCAGCAACCGAGCTTCTTCATCCTGATGGGTACTGGCCAAAATCCACACGAAGCGTTCGACAAACTGCAGCTTTAGTGCCCGACCAGCAGCAAGTACGCCGTCGTCCATGCTCATATCGAATTTAATGTTCCCCAATACGGCCACCCGCTCCGCATCGGCGCCGATTTCGATAAATCGCAGCCTATCCGCCTCGGTTTGGGTCGCGATTCGGCTGATACAGTGCAGTGCGGGCTTTATTAATGCGGGAATTTTTTTATAGGACCGCGCCGAACGCTCGGACAAGCGCGCATTGATCACATACAAGGGAATTTGCTGTTCGGCACAGGCCGCAACTAAATTCGGCCAGATTTCTTTTTCCATGAAAACAGCCAGTTTGGGGCGAAAATGCGTAAAAAAGCGTCGCAAAACCCATGGCAAATCGTAAGGCAAATAGACATGTTCTACATGCTTATCCATTACAGCCCGCACTCTGGCGGAGCCGGTCGGTGTGGTGGTGGTCACTAAAAACCGTAGCTTGGGATGCTCGGCTTGCATCAGGCGTATCAGTGGAAATGCAGCCTCCGCCTCGCCGACCGACACACAGTGGAACCACACGACATTTTGCGCGGATTGGCGCGAATAAAATCCCAGACGTTCCCGCCAACGCTGCCGATATTCCGGGGCTTTGAAACCGCGCCAATAAAGCCTTAACAAGACAAAGGGCAAAGCCAGATAAAAAATAATGGTATAGAGTTGCCGCATCCGTTCAGCACCCGACGATTAAGGCATAAAAACAACCTGTTAAGACTTTCCGACCGAATGCAAACACCCGACTTCCCCCCGTTATAATTTGCGGAAATTATAACAAAGCTAACACAGCGAGGATGAAACACGGCGAAATCGGCGATTTAACAACCAAAACCCGGATTCCATTTCATTAAATCCGGGCTACGTTGGCTATTTAATATGGGTGGTTTTTTAGAAATTTCTACTATTTGTTCGTAAACAAACAGAATTAATACCGAATGAAACAGGAATGACTGAGCGCCTGAACGCAACCAAAGATCGCCTCCAGTTAATTACACAGCTAATCTCACCCAGTCATTCCAAAATCGTTATCTTTAGCCGAAGCAGTGCGAAGCGGGTTTACGCCGATACTAATGGCGATAGCCCCTAGCTGGATTCGGTACTACCACATAGCCGTTGCCATGTCTGCGAAAAAAGGTGTTGCCGGCCACGTAATAAGGCAGTCCTCGCGCATAGCTTACGCGATTAAAACGAGGTAAATAACCAAGCACTGCACCTATCGGAGCAGCAACAGCTACATAGCCATGCCGGGTAGGCCGATAAAACGAACCATTGGCATAGAAATATTCGCCGGCGTTGGTATGCACTCTGGAATAGCCTCTTGGCAGCGGTGCAGCGGCATGCCCGGAATGGTAATAGCGCTCTTCGTGCCGATAATCCGACTGGCGCGACACCGGGCTTTGTTGCCGATATGTCGCCCCGCGATCATGCTGCGAATTCCGCCAATCACCGGCAACCGCGGCCTGCTGGCTCAACAAGACCAGTAAACCGATACCCAAGATGTGTTTTATATTTAACGTGTTCATAGCTGACTCCTTAACAGGATGTTGGCTCAGAACTGCGGCGCCCATTTGCACCGCAGTGAATACGATCAATCAATCGCTTTTGCTGACTACATTAATCCGGTTGCTGCTCTTTTCTTTCCTGATGGCGTTTTTGCCATTTTTCGTGACGCTGCTTTTTAAGCTCCTCAAACGTTGCCATTTGCTCGGGGGTCAATATAGTCTGCATACGCTGATCGGCTTCCTGGCGTAGCGCTTCGCGTTTGGCGTGCTGTTCGTCAAAAACCTGCTTCACTTGCGCTTTTTGCTCGGCGCTTAAATCCAATTTCTTGGCTAAATGTTCGACTCGGTCGCCTTTATGGCCTTTAAAGTCGCCGTCATGTCCGCCGGGGAAAGCCGCCACGGTTAAAGGAAGCGCTAAAGCCAGTGCGATGGTGATAATTTTTTTGTTCATGATAAATCTCTCATTAGTTAGGGAGGTGAAACGGCTTTTCTCCGTTTTCGGGTTCTACTTTAATGACGAAAATCGCAAACAATAGGGAGCAATTAAGGAAAGATTGTGCAAGTTAATCTTGACCGGCCGGTTGCCTGTCGTAACGGTAACCGGCGCCATACACCGAATGAATCAATTCATGGCCGGGCAACAATTCCGCCAATTTTTTGCGGAGTTTCTTGATGTGGCTGTCTATGGTGCGGTCGGAAACGATGCGTTGATCCGGATACACCAGATCCATCAGTCTGGAGCGGGAAAAGATATGCCCGGGCTGCCGGTATAAGGCTTGCAATAACTGAAACTCGACTGCTGTCAGTTCGATTTCCCGGCCCTCGGCCAACACCCTGAAACTGTTGGAATCCAAAGCCAACAGGCCGGCAGAGTTCTCCGGGCTGGTTTGCGGCTGTAG
This sequence is a window from Methylomonas methanica MC09. Protein-coding genes within it:
- a CDS encoding DUF4124 domain-containing protein, with amino-acid sequence MRKLAFFCLIMASTSIRAEVYKCVGNFGKTVYQSRPCTNTSKEQQLDIKTTPDPAQEAAAKAKLDAARAEYQAKKTADEQLQAEKDKEAAAALDLAGKNAIGQQQQQEDRQRQKEEFEQ
- the argH gene encoding argininosuccinate lyase, with the translated sequence MTTVNTEKLSSARFAEATDAFVEEFTASVGFDQRMAQQDIQGSLAHAAMLNKIGILTEQELADIQRGLAQISAEIERGEFVWSIKQEDVHMNIEARLTDLIGIAGKKLHTGRSRNDQVATDIRLYLRDDIAAILLQLKRLQTALLDKAEQEADTIMPGFTHLQVAQPVTFGHHLMAWFEMLCRDRERLQDCLKRINVMPLGAAALAGTSYPIDRHMTAELLGFSRPSNNSLDSVSDRDFAIEFTAAGSLIMMHLSRFSEELVLWASAQFDFIDIPDAFCTGSSIMPQKKNPDVPELVRGKSGRVAGHLVSLLMLMKSQPLAYNKDNQEDKEPLFDTADTLINCLRAFADMMPHVKAKRENMYNSAKRGFATATDLADYLVRKGMAFRDAHEVVGLAVRLGLESGRDLSELTLNELQGFSSSIGDDVFDILQLEGSVAARKHIGGTAPAQVRKAIAEARQRIGGD
- a CDS encoding sulfurtransferase TusA family protein; this encodes MTEFDFEVDASGLQCPLPLLRLKKAIMEIESGAVVKVIATDPAAHLDFGVYIDQAGHIPLKILKEADRQIFFIQKK
- a CDS encoding DUF4124 domain-containing protein, which produces MRKLLFLFLCFEAAICDAEVFKCIEKNGKTTYQAAPCKLVAKEQQLDIKSNPAKEAEAKAKLEAIQNEYDTRKAAQEKADKERAEQQRANSALEFARRSAIAQQEQAQAQQRQAEALENQYRYNNRPYFYLPPVRPVYPLTPGLTPGVSGSGFNHHRSVDAPRR
- the rppH gene encoding RNA pyrophosphohydrolase: MIDSKGYRPNVGIILCNDEGRVFWAKRKGANSWQFPQGGIDFDEDPETAMYRELWEETGLRAEHVQLLGRTRYWLRYKLPERYIRKNSLPLCIGQKQIWFMLRLLSDESMVRFDCGQKQEFDNFKWVEYWYPLQDVVYFKRRVYRKAMDELGSLLMADDVQVDAAGYLSGCRES
- a CDS encoding metallophosphoesterase, with protein sequence MAKLNVLQLTDLHITHSGELMLGIDTEFYFLQTLKHAVDRHGPFDLILLTGDLAQDPHADSYQRICRHLSRYDTRCLCLPGNHDDFGLMQTHLHTGKISCDKHLVLGDWLILMLNSQKINSPIGVLADDELDFLERALQSHAGLPTLIAVHHHCIQCGSPWMDTMQIQNSAAFLALIKKYPHVKAVTCGHVHQAFSKQDAQIALFAAPACCFQFTPLSNEFSVAETPPGYRIFQLYDDGQLQSEVFRLPIKMSNLDRNAHEY
- the argA gene encoding amino-acid N-acetyltransferase codes for the protein MQQATAFVNWFRNSSPYIHAHRNRTFVIFFSGAAVTEPEFDNLIHDFALLKSLGVRLVLVHGIRPQIDERVLQQGDTPKFHHHLRITDALTLQYVKQAAGLVRVEIEALLSMGVSGSPMAGAKIRVASGNFVTAKPLGVLDGIDYCYTGKVRRVDAQAIHQQLDQHNVVLISPIGYSPSGEIFNLSAEEVATEVAIALQAEKLILLTDQACLSPEDNTPIPQLTADQAQALLARAHELPEAVARSLNAAIQSCRQGVERAHLINRHLDGALLLELFTRDGIGTLISSTEFEAIRPATLDDIGGIMELIKPLEQQGILVKRSREKLEMEINDYVVIERDGLIIGCTAFHVMADDRNAEIACLAVHSDYQKGARGNRLLAYLTQNAKKRGIKRLYVRSTQTVHWFVERGFTPCDIQDLPEPMKSAYNYARNSKVLCKPVD
- a CDS encoding HAD family hydrolase produces the protein MSLAIFDLDNTLIADDSDFLWGQFLVDRGIVDKDRYETANAKFYDDYKQGCLDIVDFLGFSLAPLAAHDPEQLYRWRDEFVETLIKPITLTAAHALVEQHRAAGDTLLVITATNRFVTEPIVKLYGIDNLLATTPEFKDGRYTGKFIDTPCFQAGKVKQLQDWLSSSVLNLDGSCFYSDSHNDLPLLNLVEKPVAVDPDDKLRVAAQQAGWPIISLR